The genome window acgccccagatgggcagagcattgccccctggtgggcataccagttggatcctggttgggtgcatgtgggagtctgactgcctccctgtttccaacttcagaaaaatacaaaaacccccacaaaaaccaaaaaacccccccaaaacttTATTAGAATATaatgcattttcttttgtctttatttatttatttattttttcatttttccgaagctggaaatggggaggcagtcagacagactcccgtatgcgcccgactgggatccaccggcatgcccaccagggggcgatgctttgcccctctggggcatcgctctgttgcgtccagagccactccagcgccctgggcagaggccaaggagccatccccagcgccagggccatctttgctccagtggagcctcgctgcgggaggggaagagagagacagagaggaaggagagggggaggggtggagaagcaaatgggcgcttctcctgtgtgccctggctggaaatcgaacccaggactcctgcacgccaggccgacgctctgccgcttagccaaccggccagggccaattgtctttattttttatcaagtgaggggcagggaggtggagagacagactgctgcatgtacTGTGACTAAGATATACCTGACAACCCCTGCCTGGGCCTGTTCTGCtgatctggggccgctgctccaccTCTCGGCAACCGGcatggcaaccgagctattttagggcctgaggtaaggccatggagccatcctcagtgcctggggccaagttgctcattcgagccatggctgtgtgaggagagaaaaagaagaggggatggagaagcaggtggttgcttctcctgtgtaccttgaccaggaatcaaacctgggacttccatacaccgggctgatgctctactactgaaccaactggccagggctataacgCATTTTCTATACACTGTTGAGTTTACTAACATTTCTAGGACTTAATATTCATGAGTGAAATTAATCCTATTTCCGCTCAGTACTATCCTTATATGGTTTTAGGGTCAGGGTTATATTGGCCTTATAGAATGAGGGAGGGagtgttttttatatttgttttagtaAGATTGAGATGTTCTTTTCATTGAGTGTCTATAGACTGTAAATTCTGGCATAAGGTTTTTACCATAAAGAATTATTCTGACTTTCATATATCTTGAGTCGGCaccaaattatatttttccagGAACTTCTTAGCATTCTCAAATCCTCAGGCTTTGGATAACTAACCAAAGATGAAAGCCCAATAAAATGTAACCTTCTCTGTGACATCTTAATTCCTTTCCTGAAATTAACCACatgatttaaaattatagaatCAAGAACTCTGGTCTGTTTTTATAGTTTGAAATGAGTCCAAGTTTACATCTAAGTGAGGACAGTACTTGTCTATTGATTGTATGGGGTAGCAGTTGGCAAATTAAATTCCTCTGTTGTTAGGCACTGGGCATCACTTATACCCTTTTAGCGCCTGTGTCGGTGATATGGTACATGTCCATTATAGTGAGGTCACTGTATATtgtctttgtactttttttttttctttgtgacagatagggacagacaggaagggagagagatgagaagcaccaactcttctttgcggtaccttagttcattgattgctctctcatatgcgcCCCAACCTGGAGGCCCaacagattgagtgaccccttgcccaagccagcgaccttgggctcaagctggtgagctgtgctcaaaccagatgagccggccctggctgactggctcagtggcagagcgtcggcctagcgtgcaggagtcccgggttcaattcctggccagggcatacaggagaagcacccatctgcttctccacccctccccttctccttcctctcttcccctcccacagccgaggctccattggagctgaggatggctccatggcctctgcctcaggcgctagaatggctctggtcacaacacagcatcgcctcctggtgggcatggcgggtggatcccagtcgggcgcatgtgggagtctgtttgactgcctccctgtttccaacttcagaaaaatacaaaaaaaaaaaaaaaaccagatgagcctacgctcaagcctcAGGACCTCGAACATGGGTTCCCTGCATCCCAGTgctacgctccatccactgtgccaccgcctgcctggtcaggctgaacctgACCCTTATTCCTAGTGCTTAGTGAAGGCTTGGGCATGCAGGTTTCAAATAAATGTTGGCTAAGTATACCAAGCAGGGACCTTAAGGAAAATGAATCCTGACCAGTATCGGAGATAAAAGTACCTTTTTCATGGGAAAGGGCACTTGGGGGCAGTAAGCCATCAAGAGGCCCTCACTGCATCCCTTTGTCTTCCAGGCAGTAGAACGAGTCTTGTACCCACACCTGTCCACTTACTGGACAAATCTGCAAGCTGTGCTAGATGACTATTCAGTATCTAACGCCCAGGTTAAAGCAGATGGGCATAAAGTCTATGGAGCCATTCTGGTGAGTGTCAGCCTTTTCCAGCCTCCCTTCCATGCATGAACTCAGCGGGCTTACTTTGGAATACTTGATGGGCCCAGGTTCTTCCTAGTTGTTTGTACCTAATCCACTCTGCTCTTACAGGTGGCCGTGGAGCGGCTGCTGAAGATGAAGGCCCAGGCCGCAGAGCCCAAGTGTGGCCCCGGCGGCAGGGGGTGCCTGCGCTCAGATGACCTGCCCTGGGACAGCCTTCTCCTGCAGGAGTCGCCTTCCGGGGGCAGCGCAGAGCCAGGCTTCGTGTCTGGCCTCCCGTTGCCGCCAGGAGGCGCGGGGCCGGAGGAACCTTCTCCTTCGGTGACCCTTGCGGACATCTACCGGGAGCTCTACGCCTTCTTCGGTGACAGCTTGGCCACCCGCTTCGGCACGGGTCAGCCCGCGCCCAAGGCTCCCCGGCCGCCCGGGGACAAGAAGGAGCCGGCGGCGGCCCCAGACTCCGTGCGGAAGATGCCGCAGCTGACAGCCAACGCCATGGTCAGCCCGCAGGGCGACGAGAGCCCCCGCAGCAGCGGGCCCCCGTCGGCCTCTGCGCCCGCCGCCTCCGACAACCGCCCGCTGCCGCGCGTGCACCGGGCGCGGGGGGCGCCCCGGCAACAGGGCCCCGGCGCCGGCACCCGCGACGTCTTCCAAAAGAGCCGCTTTGCCCCGCGCGGCGCTCCCCACTTCCGCTTTATCATCGCCGGGCGGCAGGCCGGGAGACGGTGCCGCGGCCGCCTCTTCCAGACCGCCTTCCCCGCGCCGTACGGGCCCGGCCCGGCCTCCCGCTACGTGCAGAAACTGCCCATGATCGGCCGCACCGGGCGCCCGGCCCGCCGCTGGGCGCTCTCGGACTACTCTCTGTACCTGCCTCTGTGAGGCTGTGCGGCCTTTTTGTGTAAATAAACCCCATGCCCGGAAGTTAGTCTCTGCGCTCGTGGGTGGTGCCGGGAGAGGCGGGGTTTGGGCGGCAGCCCTTCCGGGGTGCGAGGGAGCCATGCCGCTGTCCTGTCTGCAGCGGGCCGAGCTTACGCTCTTCTTCGCCGCCTTCCTGTGCGGGGTTTTGGCTGCCGCGGCGCTGACCCGGACCCAGGTGCGGGGGCCAGCAGTGGGGTCGGGACGGGTAGGCTGGGTGTGGGCTGATCCTAACGCGGAAACAGAACTCTGCGGTCGGGCCTGGCGCACTACTCCACGAAGCCCTGGGGTTGGCGGCGCCCATCGCTGGCGGTGGATCCGCGCTAAACGCACTCTGCGACTCCGTCTGCCCAGGTCATACGTCATACTGTGGCCAAATGAATAAGCCTTCAGGAGTGTCTGACAGCACCAGTCACGGCCCTGCCTGGTGGTTCTGCTGCATAACCTTACCCTGGTTCTGAAACAAGCTGGGCGACGCCCTGACTTCATCCTCAAGTCAGTCACGATTGTGCTGACCTATGCCAAGAAATAAAGCATAGGGTAGCAATGATCAAGTTACCACATAGTTGTAAACACAATGTGGTAAATGACAAGCGATGTAGAAAATGGTTACGCAGAAACAAGCCAATGATTTACATTGAGTGTTTAACCCAGCCAAGAAATCTTGTTAGTAAACAGGTTCATTTAATCCCTATCAAGTAAGCACTAATTTCAGATCAGAAAACATAGGAGACAGTTTTAGGTCACACAAGTTCTGGTTTTATTTACCCTAGGATTTCTGCAGAGAGACCAGAACCTGTGAGGCATCTCTGAAGTTCAATGTATTTCATAACCACCGCCTATTTCCTTAATTTTCTGGCCACTGCAGGTTTGATTTCCTCAGCAGGCCCTCTGCCTGCTCTGAAACAGGAACTGACAGTGTGCAAGTAACTTGCTAGTGTGGCCCTGGCCTAGGTTATCCCTAATACCTGCAGCGAGCCTGCATCCAGTCACTAACCTGATATCTAGGACTGAGCAACTTCTCTCCACAGGCCTCCTTCAGTGGCAGCTGTCCCCTGTATGGTGTGGCCCACCTGAATCGTTCCTCCTTGGCCTTATCCAGAGGTTCAGACCTCTCTCTCTGCTATTTTGTGGCTGGGGCCTCTGGTCTCCTGGCCCTCTACTGTCTTCTGCTTCTGCTCTTCTGGGTCTACAGCAGTTGCATCGAGGACTCCCAAAGGTGACTGCTCCACTCTGAGGTCcaggggcagaggtgggaggaGTCCCACTCCAACCACAAAGCTTGTTCTTTTCCTCAGAGGCCCAATAGGGCTCCGCATTGCATTGGCCATCTCAGCTATAGCCATCTTCCTGGTCTTAGTGTCTGCCTGTGTCCTTCGATTTGGCACCAGTTCTCTCTGCAACTCCATCATCTCTCAGAACACTACAATTAGGTAATGGGAGAAGGGGGAAGCCTGGCCCTATATGGCTTATACCAGTGGTCCCTAgccatttttgggccacagaccggtttaatgtcagaaaatattttcacggactggcctttagggtgggacggataaacgcacaaaataaaattacatgaccggcgtaaaaactggtattttaaaatataattgtcaaacttacaagacaagcatcaagagtgagtagtcttagacggatgtaacagagggaatttggtcatttttaaaaaataaaacatcgtccagacttaaatataaataaaacaaataatgtaagttatttattctttctctgcggactggtactggtccgcagcccaggggttggggaccactggtttatacTACCTTCCCTCTGCAGAGGGAATCCTACAACCGCATTTTTACCCCTATCAATTGTTCTCATCTTAAAGGGCAATTGGGCACCAGTCTTTAGGatataccccccacacacacacacacccctttctcACAACTGTCTTTTGACCCCACAGCTGCTCTGAAGCCCAGAAAAGTCCGTGGACACCCCCTGGAACCGCTCTGCATTTTTACTCCAACCTACACAACGCTGAAGTGAGGTCCTGGGATATGAAAGACTGGGTGGAGACCCAGGGATATACAGATTCATAGAAACGTCTGTAGATATAAGGATGGCCGCCACTAATGAGAAGCTGAGAGATGCTGAAGGGCTTACCAGCCTGAGCAAACAGTAAAAGAGGGGGGTATGGGTAGAACTGGATTAAGATGACCTCACCCATCACACTCTTGTTCTTGTTTCCCACAGAACTCTTCTTGGGTGAATCTGGTATTGTGGTGTGTGATCTTGGTGCTACAGGTCATACAGCTGAAGTCTGAGACCATCTCATACCCGTCCCTGGAGAGAGGGGACCCTGAGTGGAGCTCTGAAACAGATGTTCTAGTTGGGTCACACCTTTCCCATTCCTGAAGAGTGATCAGAGtgcttcctgcagccagtgactctgtgcccAAGCGCCTGCCATCCTCTTGCCTGACTTGGCCCTGTTTATGCTGGGAGCTTCAGCCCTATTCCCTCCAAGAGGGAAAGCCCCCCTCCATCTCTCACAGCTGTTTTTGTAccaaaatattatattactttttttccttcatcttGGTACTGAGTTCTTAGTGTTAAAGCTCTGTAGGTAGGTGGATGGGAGGAAAGAGTCAAGGGTTGACAGTTCAAAACTTAAGAGGTTTATTCAGGTACCTGCTCTTGGGATGCCTGCTTTAATTTGCTGTTCATGCATCTTGGACCCCTTGTTGTTTGTTATTCTGGTTGTCAACTCATCActaaatttcagtttttattccCCAGTGGGAGGGGTGAGTGTCCCAAGGTGGTTTTTTCACAAACTACGGTAGGCACCCACAGTGTTGTCAAAGAGTTTTGTGTTGGGGAAATGTCCAGCTTTGTCCAAGAGGAAGTAGAAGCGTCGGCCTTTGACCTTTAGAGGCAACATGGCAGGGACTTCACCCCGGTGAGCCATGCAGGATACTTGGTTCAAGGGGACAGTGAAATGAGCACCCAAGCCAAAGGGGGCATGAGTGGTGAGGGTCACCTGTTTCCCTCCAGCCAGTAGCATCACTGAACGCACAGagcggagggagaagagaagaccAGCAGCAAGTACCAGGGTACCTGCAGGTAGAGCAGACTGGGGTCAGGGTTTTCACCAGACAGCTGAGCAACAACAACCCCTCTGGTGTCCCCAGAATAAATGAAATGATTGTGATGATGGGAACATTCACTGAGCTCCTCTTATACCCCAGATCCTGTGTTAACTCATTCCTCCTAACAACTTGAGTAGATAGATGTCCGACCCCATCTGAACGATGAGAAAACGGATCCAAGCTGAAGTAACTCgctcaagggcgcagagagaggcTGACCTCAACCTAGGCCTGTCTGAGGGCTTCATGCTTGGGGACTTCCATCTCCAGTGTCCCTTACTCCCATGGGGAGTGGCCTGCCCATCCTTCCCGCTCATTTTGGAGGGTCGGGCGCGCCTTGCTCTCCTTGCCTAAGCAGGGAGGGTCGTGCCCAGCCTCCACACCTCCCTGTGGTAAGAAGCCAGCCCATGCCTTACCGATGGCGCCGCAGCCCACGGCCAGGCCGTAGCGCCAAAGCGCAGAACGCACGTCGAAGCGGCCGCGCTCTGGGGCCTCCGCATCCGAAGGCCGCGCCGGCACGGGGGGATGGGCTAAGGCTGCCCCGGCGAGAGAGGCCCAGAAGACGCCTTGGGCAGCGCAGAACAGCCCAAGAACTGTGAAAAAGCTGCCCCGCTCGTGTTCAAAGAGCAGCACGTCCCGCGGCGGGGTCGCTCCGTGCAGGGTCCGGTGTGCAGCAAGGTCCCTCTGGGCGACAACCTGCACCAGCCACCGCCGCCCAGCTGCCGCCATGGCCGTGCAGCACCACCGCTCCTGGGGCGGGACTTCCTGCAGGCAGGCCCCGCCCCCCAAGCCTCTCCAATGGGGTCTCAGGCGGGTAGACCCCGCCCCACTCCAACCCTAGAGAAGGGGCCAACTAATCCAGTGCAAACACACAAAATACTGTATCACTCTTTATCTTAAAAAGTAAAGGTGGAATTCTGGGGTTAAGTACACAAAGCACCTCAGTCCTTCGGGTAGTTTAGTGTCAGTTCTACAAAGTAACCTTTGGCTTCCTGGCACTAGTGAGGCTCAATCTTCTGAAAGTCTTCCAGAGTCTTTCAGAAGGCAGGAGACAGAGGGACCCAGCTGCCCTCCCACCTCCATCACAGTCACAGGGTGGCCTCAGGCCAGGCCGGAGAGAAGAGAGGACGAGACAACAACCAGACAGTATATCCAAGGACTATTTACACGGGGCGTCGTCAGGGGCATGACCACGGCTCACTTCATGAACGCCACTTCTGGGATTTCACCCTTGgcctgagaaaaaggaaaagggtaGTCAGGCGCCTGCTGCCAGCCTCCCCCTGCCTCCAACACTCCCGTTACTCGACCCTCTTGAAGGCCCACAAGTCTGTTCGCCATTGTAGTCCCA of Saccopteryx bilineata isolate mSacBil1 chromosome 1, mSacBil1_pri_phased_curated, whole genome shotgun sequence contains these proteins:
- the TMEM179B gene encoding transmembrane protein 179B, which gives rise to MPLSCLQRAELTLFFAAFLCGVLAAAALTRTQASFSGSCPLYGVAHLNRSSLALSRGSDLSLCYFVAGASGLLALYCLLLLLFWVYSSCIEDSQRGPIGLRIALAISAIAIFLVLVSACVLRFGTSSLCNSIISQNTTISCSEAQKSPWTPPGTALHFYSNLHNAENSSWVNLVLWCVILVLQVIQLKSETISYPSLERGDPEWSSETDVLVGSHLSHS
- the TMEM223 gene encoding transmembrane protein 223, with protein sequence MAAAGRRWLVQVVAQRDLAAHRTLHGATPPRDVLLFEHERGSFFTVLGLFCAAQGVFWASLAGAALAHPPVPARPSDAEAPERGRFDVRSALWRYGLAVGCGAIGTLVLAAGLLFSLRSVRSVMLLAGGKQVTLTTHAPFGLGAHFTVPLNQVSCMAHRGEVPAMLPLKVKGRRFYFLLDKAGHFPNTKLFDNTVGAYRSL